The DNA window AGTTCGCGTGATGCCGTCCGCCGGCCAATGCCTCCCCGAACCGCACGACCTGCGTGGAGGGCGAAATAGCCTCCTGCAGGTCGGGATCATCCCTCTCAAAAGTGCAATGAGCACTACCCATGGCCATCGCGATCAGCACGGCCGGGATGATCGCCAGATGCGAGAGGAATGTCAGATAGGCGGCGGCCAACGCGATTGCGGTACAAACGAGCGCGATTGTGCGCCGGTACCGGCCTAGCCAGTGCGTAATCAAGGTCGTGAGGACCACACCCCCCACGAAGCTGAAGATCATTCCGCCCACAAATTTCGTGATACCAAAGCCACCGGGAAGGCTCGTGCCCAGAACAGTGGCGTTGGCCTCGGGCGAGGCAAGGAAGACGTGCCCGAATGCCAGAAAGCCGGCTGCATTGATCGCGCCGGCAAGGGCCGCCAGCATGGCGGCCAGTTGGACCAGCGCGCGCTGCGCTCTGCCGATATCCAGGGAGCTGGGCCGTCTGCCTGTCCGATCCGGTTCGCTCATGCTCGCCTCTTACGCATCCTGGCTCGGCAATCGCTCGATCACGAGTGCAATGCCTTGTCCGCCGCCAATGCACATGGTCACAAGCCCGTAGCGGCCGCCAATACGCTCGAGCTCGTAAAGCGCCTTGATGGTGATGATGGCGCCGGTTGCCCCGACGGGATGCCCAAGTCCAATGCCGCTGCCATTGGGATTGACCTTCTCGGGCGGGAAATCGAGCAGTTTGGCGACCGCGCAAGCCTGCGCGGCAAAAGCCTCGTTCGCCTCGATCACGTCGATGTCGTCAAGCGATAGTCCGGCCCGCTTGAGGGCGATGGGCACGGCTTCGACGGGACCGAGCCCCATCACTTCGGGGGCAACACCGGCATGTCCCCAGCTTACAACCCTGGCGCGGGGTGTCAGGCCGTGTCTCTCGGCGGCGGCGGCGGAAGCCAGCACCAGAGCCGCGCCAGCGTCGTTGATGCCGCTGGCGTTGCCCGCCGTTACGGTCCCGCCATCCTTGCGGAAGATGGGCGTGAGTGCGCCGAGGCCTTCGCTGGAAACGTCGGTGCGCACATGCTCGTCGGCCTCGAACATAAAGGTGCCGCTACGGCCCTTGACCTCGACGGAAACGATCTGCTCGCGAAAACGGTCTTCCTGCTGTGCTCTTGCTGCCCGGCGATGGCTTTCGGCCGCCAGCGCGTCCTGCTCGGCCCGGGTGATGCCATGACGTTCGGCAACGTTCTCGGCAGTGACCCCCATGTGACCTGCACCGAACGGATCGCTCAGCGTCGCGTTCATCGCGTCGATCATCATTTCATCGCCCATCCTGCGCCCCCAGCGCAGGCCCTTGAGAACGTGTGGGGATTGGCTCATGCTCTCGACACCGCCAGCAACGGCGATGTCACACTCGGCCAATGCGATCATTTGGGCGGCGGAAATAATCGCCTGCACACTCGATCCGCAAAGGCGGTTCAGGGTGAGCGCCGGGGTCCGATCGGGAATCCCCGCCGCGATAGCGGCAATTCGCGAGACATATGCATCGCTGGGTTCGCTTTGAATGACCTGGCCAAGGACAACATGCTCGACATGGCCTGGTTCGATTCCGGCCCGCTTGATGGCTTCGGCAATGACGATGCGGCCAAGCTCCCACGGCGCGACGTCCTTAAGGCTGCCTCCAAAATCCCCGATAGCGGTGCGCACACCCGACAGGATCACGACGTCGTTCAAATTTCCTTCCTTTCGACAATATGTTCGCCCGAACCGCAGCAGGGTGCGCCGATCAGTGCGGCTGAGTTTTGGGCGCTTCGAGCAAGCTGACCGCGAGCGACTGGGCGCTGGCGAAGTCCGCGGCATAGAAAAGCTTGTCCGAACCAGCTTCCAGGTGAACGCGCGCAAGCATCGACTTCGGTTGCGGCTGCACGCCGGACAACACGACCGTTGCGCCGGCGACGCGCGCTTGTTCGATGAACTGTTCGAGCGCCTGGACGCCGCTTGCATCGAGCAGGGGAACGAGCCGCATGCGCAGGATGATGACTTTGGGCGACTGACCGACGCGGCGCAGCGTATCGAGCAGTTCGCCTGCTACGCCGAAGAAGAACGGGCCGGTGATCCGGAACACCTCGACACCCTCCGGCAACGCGTCGCGCTGGTGAACGTCTTCGGAATCGAGATCGATGTCCTGCCGGCCGCTGCTGTCGACCTCGACAGCCTCGCTCATGCGGGCCATGAAGAGGAGCGAGGCCAGAGTTACGCCGACGCCGATTGCGACGGTGAGATCCACCAGTACCGTCAGGCCGAATGTCAGTAGCAGCACGGCCCGGTCGCTGTTGGGCATGTGCAGCAAGGCAATGAACCGCTCATATTCACTCATGCCCCAGGCGACCATGAACAGGATCGCGGCAAGCGCGGCCATGGGTACGAATGCCATCAGGTCCGTGGCGAACAGGATGAACAGAAGAAGGAACACGGCATGCATGATTCCGGCAACCGGGGTTCTGGCCCCGGAGCGGATATTGGTGGCGGTACGCGCAATCGCGCCCGTCGCGGGTAGCCCACCGAACAGGGCGGATCCGATATTGGCGACGCCCTGGCCGATCAATTCCTGGTTGGAGCGATGCCGCGTTCCGGCCATGCCATCGGCGACGACGGCCGACAGCAGGGCTTCGATGCCGGCGAGAAATGCAATGGTGAATGCCGAAGGCATCACCGCATTGATCTTGGCGAAGGTGAATTCCGGCAGGGACGGCATCGGCAGGCCGGAAGGAATGTCCGGGAAGCGGGAGCCGATAGTGTCGACCGGGAGCTTGAGCAGAGCGACGGCGAGGGAACTTACCACGACCGCGATCAGGAACCCGGGCAGTCTGGGCGCGAGTTTGCGCAGCACGATGATGGTCGCAAGTGCTCCGACCCCGACGCCTAGAGTTGCCCAACTGGTGCTCGGCAGAGCGGCGAGATAGGACTGCCATTTGGGCAGGAACTCAGCCGGGACCTCGGTCATCGAGAGCCCGAGGAAGTCCTTCACCTGACTCGAGGCAATGATAACGGCGATCCCCGCGGTGAATCCGGTGACGACCGGATGGGGGATGAATTTGATCATCTGCCCGAGGCGAAACGCACCGGCGGCAATGAGGATGATGCCTGCCAGGAGCGTCGCGATCAGCAGCCCATCATAGCCGTGCTGGGCGATAACATTGAAAATGACGACGACAAAGGCGCCCGTGGGTCCGCCGACCTGGACCCGCGATCCGCCGAGCGCGGAAATCAGGAACCCCGCCACCACGGCCGTGACAAGCCCCTTGTCGGGAGAAGCGCCGCTGGCGATGCCCAGGGCCATGGCAAGAGGCAGCGCGACGATCGCGACCGTCAGGCCCGCTATGGCGTCGGCGCGGAAGGTCTGAGCGGTGTACCCTTCGCGCAAGGTCGTGATGAGCTTGGGCGTATAGGCTTTCGCGCTCACCTGACCGGTTCCTCCGCCTTGTCATAGAGAAGCGACTGCCCCTGGCCGCCGGACTTTCCCGCGGTCGTTTCGCGCAGACGCACACCGCGGCCCACGCCCGTGCTGGGCGCATTCTCGCCCAGCAGTTCGATGCCTGCGCCTTCCAGCGCGGTGATCACCTTGACCAGCGTGTCGACCACACCGCGCACTTGGCCATCGGATGATTCCATGCGCTGGATGGTCGGCAGGGAGAGGCCGGCCAGCGCGGCGAGCTGGCGTTGATCAAGTCCGAGGAGGGCGCGCGCGGCGCGCATTTGCTGCGACGTG is part of the Sphingobium amiense genome and encodes:
- the bktB gene encoding beta-ketothiolase BktB → MNDVVILSGVRTAIGDFGGSLKDVAPWELGRIVIAEAIKRAGIEPGHVEHVVLGQVIQSEPSDAYVSRIAAIAAGIPDRTPALTLNRLCGSSVQAIISAAQMIALAECDIAVAGGVESMSQSPHVLKGLRWGRRMGDEMMIDAMNATLSDPFGAGHMGVTAENVAERHGITRAEQDALAAESHRRAARAQQEDRFREQIVSVEVKGRSGTFMFEADEHVRTDVSSEGLGALTPIFRKDGGTVTAGNASGINDAGAALVLASAAAAERHGLTPRARVVSWGHAGVAPEVMGLGPVEAVPIALKRAGLSLDDIDVIEANEAFAAQACAVAKLLDFPPEKVNPNGSGIGLGHPVGATGAIITIKALYELERIGGRYGLVTMCIGGGQGIALVIERLPSQDA
- a CDS encoding helix-turn-helix domain-containing protein, translating into MITSQQMRAARALLGLDQRQLAALAGLSLPTIQRMESSDGQVRGVVDTLVKVITALEGAGIELLGENAPSTGVGRGVRLRETTAGKSGGQGQSLLYDKAEEPVR
- a CDS encoding SulP family inorganic anion transporter, encoding MSAKAYTPKLITTLREGYTAQTFRADAIAGLTVAIVALPLAMALGIASGASPDKGLVTAVVAGFLISALGGSRVQVGGPTGAFVVVIFNVIAQHGYDGLLIATLLAGIILIAAGAFRLGQMIKFIPHPVVTGFTAGIAVIIASSQVKDFLGLSMTEVPAEFLPKWQSYLAALPSTSWATLGVGVGALATIIVLRKLAPRLPGFLIAVVVSSLAVALLKLPVDTIGSRFPDIPSGLPMPSLPEFTFAKINAVMPSAFTIAFLAGIEALLSAVVADGMAGTRHRSNQELIGQGVANIGSALFGGLPATGAIARTATNIRSGARTPVAGIMHAVFLLLFILFATDLMAFVPMAALAAILFMVAWGMSEYERFIALLHMPNSDRAVLLLTFGLTVLVDLTVAIGVGVTLASLLFMARMSEAVEVDSSGRQDIDLDSEDVHQRDALPEGVEVFRITGPFFFGVAGELLDTLRRVGQSPKVIILRMRLVPLLDASGVQALEQFIEQARVAGATVVLSGVQPQPKSMLARVHLEAGSDKLFYAADFASAQSLAVSLLEAPKTQPH
- a CDS encoding DUF1275 family protein, translated to MSEPDRTGRRPSSLDIGRAQRALVQLAAMLAALAGAINAAGFLAFGHVFLASPEANATVLGTSLPGGFGITKFVGGMIFSFVGGVVLTTLITHWLGRYRRTIALVCTAIALAAAYLTFLSHLAIIPAVLIAMAMGSAHCTFERDDPDLQEAISPSTQVVRFGEALAGGRHHANYRQLGLHASFWLVFLIGGLAGAVAWITLDARAFAVAALVAALLAMRAWLIERDLFGA